One genomic window of Aethina tumida isolate Nest 87 chromosome 3, icAetTumi1.1, whole genome shotgun sequence includes the following:
- the LOC109594408 gene encoding L-xylulose reductase-like produces the protein MDIKFTGKRALVTGAAKGIGRDIAIKLAQCGAKVVAVGRSKEALDKLKKHDPKIEIVILDITDWNKTSQVLENIGPVDLLVNNAGLGWVKPITEIIEDDLDTILGVNTKALIHVTQIVAKNLISRKATGSIVNISSQAGLVGLMEHTVYCASKGAVDAFTRAAALELGPHGIRVNSVNPTVIMTDMGKKFWSDPKVANPLLDKIPLKRFGEVHEVVDAVVYLLSDKSSMISGVSLPIDGGFTST, from the exons ATGGATATTAAGTTTACCGGTAAAAGAGCTCTAGTAACGGGAGCAGCAAAAG gaatTGGAAGAGACATTGCAATAAAATTAGCTCAATGTGGTGCCAAAGTCGTAGCCGTTGGGAGGTCAAAGGAAGCTTTAG ataaattgaaaaaacatgATCCCAAAATAGAAATAGTAATTTTGGATATAACAGACTGGAACAAAACAAGTCAAGTATTGGAAAATATAGGTCCAGTTGACTTGCTGGTAAATAATGCCGGTCTTGGTTGGGTCAAACCAATTACTGAAATAATTGAAGACGATCTAGACAC AATTCTAGGAGTGAACACGAAAGCTCTAATTCATGTAACCCAAATTGTCGCCAAAAACTTAATCTCCAGGAAAGCAACAGGTTCGATTGTAAATATATCATCTCAAGCTGGATTGGTGGGACTTATGGAACATACCGTGTATTGCGCCTCTAAAGGAGCAGTTGATGCGTTTACTAGAGCCGCAGCTTTGGAATTAGGTCCACATGGAATTAGAGTTAATAGTGTTAATCCAACTGTTATTATGACTGATATGGGAAAAAAATTTTGGTCTGATCCCAAAGTTGCTAATCCATTGCTGGATAAAATTCCTTTGAAAAG gtTTGGTGAGGTTCATGAGGTTGTAGATGCAGTTGTTTATCTTTTGAGCGATAAATCAAGTATGATTTCCGGGGTGTCTTTGCCAATTGATGGAGGATTCACGTCCACgtag
- the LOC126264998 gene encoding uncharacterized protein LOC126264998 isoform X1, translating into MNNNNFETKLFSFFFKDLNIMAPTEIVDEVLTVEEIKIENHCLRDFPESKKEMMEWLARRGLIKNHFTCDVCDIPMSLNKYSGGIDGFRWKCRLCTTRKSIRHGSFFANSKLSLLQSMIIIYCWSIEMPHEDIKREAHLGSNSTHTIVDWCSFCREICEVDLINNPDVIGGFDEETLEPKTVEIDESKFFHRKYNRGRWTEGQWVFGGIERGTGKCFLVEVPDRTTATLHEMIQRFECISD; encoded by the exons atgaataataataattttgaaacaaaattgtttagttttttttttaaggattTGAATATAATGGCGCCAACAGAAATTGTTGACGAAGTCCTCACTGttgaggaaattaaaattgaaaatcattGTTTAAGAGATTTCCCCGAATCAAAAAAAGAGATGATGGAGTGGTTGGCCAGAAGAGgcttaataaaaaaccatttcACGTGCGATGTGTGTGACATTCCTATGTCTCTAAACAAATATTCAGGTGGAATAGACGGTTTTCGGTGGAAATGCCGATTATGTACCACCCGAAAATCGATAAG gcaTGGCTCATTTTTTGCTAACAGCAAACTTAGTTTGCTGCAATCAAtgatcattatttattgttggagCATAGAAATGCCACACGAAGACATTAAGAGGGAGGCCCACCTTGGTTCAAATTCCACCCACACAATAGTGGACTGGTGTTCGTTTTGCCGGGAAATTTGTGAGGTGGACCTCATAAATAATCCGGACGTTATTGGGGGTTTTGATGAGGAAACTCTCGAGCCCAAAACGGTGGAGATTGACGAGTCCAAGTTTTTCCACCGCAAATATAATAGAGGTCGGTGGACTGAGGGACAGTGGGTATTTGGAGGAATTGAAAGGGGAACAGGGAAATGCTTCCTTGTTGAAGTTCCTGATAGGACAACTGCAACCCTCCACGAAATGATTCAGAGGTTTGAATGTATTTCTGATTAG
- the LOC109594383 gene encoding DNA polymerase zeta catalytic subunit, giving the protein MSINHLIRIVDVDFYMAPPVAGLDVMYSEFRGSSVNQVPIIRVFGSTQDGHKICTHVHGVFPYLYIPYDGQDDLNSLVYQMASNIDKALNTSMKQASSNTQHIYKISLVSAYPFYGYHAKQHQFLKIYLYNPILLRRLSNLLQTEAILGKVYQPHESHLQFTLQFMIDYNLHGMSNMVVSEMKLRRVPDDMSELNSDVYLPPTVTRISMCELEGDILADNIMNRLEVASGNLGVNPGIAALWEDERQRRRNKNEDSQIESCLSLKNNDVKPTNSHIVYKRALLDRLAVLSTDKDDSESPMNLSVYPAETPDSANIQNASNIEIHTQSSSSLCDSMNISLNESALPSCDSDNMNNTLDNNFFEILQDLDVDNSLEEDSILSQKVKDQEEDDLDLSMPMPMTTPVKIIPDEDIIDSDDDMWNGSFNSTIIPQLDGNAGRVGNLSKCKEIRALETSLTIKHKLKINKPFHMTIKYPNGEMFLYVYNKGIYPDINKCTDITNNEQKGHINTGIDFFNTLDSLNHLQVNGHSKMVKEKRKINCQTRDQIPAMFSNLQSLDGNCDSSSSEEEQPVVKRRRTSRKVVSPRYNSLPISISSSQKGTTMDNPSFSVGRTENKSELEGKCFNPIMAVKKQLNFCDTNLNSTIVEEIRVCNLTPNRSRRSTLPTNLVDEKLKSTPEKLNEKFGNNGSFFENNLTISEQYDLKTKFIPIEGTSNKLTPPVFNDKSDNEISTQESHCASNIASENKYFANSQSSNSDLFPSSLESIPLDSAEDSNRIITDDTLTLFSKPKFNPPTRGAVVTSLNKYNLLHVKHQDPYYSNVEDVTTGIEVGLALLKVLSKSTIHLTEFETKLDSINTIRKSHMNKVSHNMKWNQNNINNLALSFITNRTALLTPIRKSPSKQDVINWIMDKNKKQVIPVKKPEKVKVFIPLSQSEDDEDMNMTLTLSPYSPECSQKDDDIPQTPKSSSQNSSTNSDTPKSSREGSPTLGKAKKKKKIMRGEKTVSLRKSILLSQEKAHNSCQLTGVSINNTFGFEKSVNNLQNARAVLDHQFLTVMIMEMHIRTRGDFKPNPEYDQICAIFYSILNDAPTTEDKPGRSKGVIAVNQIPLMDEKMAPLLDGISVDCKVDYVSTEAELIKKFLELIHFWDPDIIGGYEIQMLSWGYFIDRAAVLGLNVTPQLGRIKENQRMNNEGIQGELRIVGRILLDVWRLMRHEISLQSYTFESIMYHILHQRVPVHSFKDLSFWWDHRSHIYRHRTANHYFFRVDYILELFDKLDLIGRTSELARLFGIQFYEVLSRGSQFRVESMMLRLAKPLNFIPVSPSVTQRANMKAPEYIPLVLEPESKLYVDPVVVLDFQSLYPSMIIAYNYCFSTCIGKVNRLGKNAPFEFGATQLKISKRRVEKLVKYDLLNFSPCGVAFVKPKVREGILPRMLKEILGTRLMVKNSMKENKDDSLLQKVLHNRQLGLKLIANVTYGYTAANFSGRMPSVEVGDSVVSKGRETLQRAIAMVDNTPEWGAKVVYGDTDSLFIMFPGRSKDYAFEVGKQIAEAITKDNPDPVKLKFEKVYQPCILQTKKRYVGYMYESPDQKEPIYEAKGIETVRRDGCPAVAKMLEKCLRLLFETKDVSLVKKYVLRQFHKIIAGRISIQDLTFAKEYRGASGYKPNACVPALVLSKKWKAVDTRNEPRRGERVPYVIINGPPGLPLIKLVRCPRELLADPSLRPNALYYITKVIIPPINRCFTLIGVDLNTWFNQMPRKHNQLLPTSSPGKKSTISQYFATTSCAACGEQTKTGLCEDCCCSQQKTVIILTEKVKIWEQNNRETNLICQSCTGFTSNVSCISLDCPVYYRRIQTDRDLQQATFVRQLLSTEF; this is encoded by the exons ATGagcataaatcatttaattcgtATTGTAGATGTTGACTTTTACATGGCACCCCCTGTTGCTGGTCTTGATGTTATGTATTCTGAGTTTAGGGGATCGTCAGTTAATCAAGTTCCAATTATTAGAGTTTTTGGATCCACACAAGATG gacACAAAATTTGTACTCATGTACATGGTGTTTTCCCATATTTATACATCCCCTATGATGGACAAGATGATTTAAATTCCTTGGTCTATCAAATGGCATCAAATATTGATAAGGCACTTAATACTTCTATGAAGCAAGCCTCTTCCAACACTcaacatatttacaaaatttctcTTGTGTCTGCATA tcCTTTCTATGGGTACCATGCAAAAcaacatcaatttttaaaaatatacttatacaACCCAATATTGCTTAGAAGACTCAGCAATTTGCTTCAAACTGAAGCAATTTTAGGTAAAGTCTATCAACCTCATGAATCTCATTTGCAATTTACATTGCAGTTCATGATAGACTATAATTTACATGGTATGAGCAACATGGTGGTATCAGAAATGAAACTGAGGAGAGTTCCAGATGATATGTCCGAGTTAAATTCTGATGTTTATCTTCCACCAACTGTAACTAGAATTTCCATGTGTGAGTTGGAAGGAGATATTTTAGCTGACAATATTATGAATAGGTTAGAGGTGGCTAGTGGAAATTTAGGTGTAAATCCTGGCATAGCTGCTTTATGGGAAGATGAAAGACAGAGAAGAAGGAATAAGAATGAAGATTCACAAATTGAATCTTGTTTGTCATTGAAAAATAACGACGTTAAGCCCACTAACTCACATATTGTATACAAAAGGGCGCTGCTCGATAGATTGGCGGTTTTGTCTACAGATAAAGATGATTCTGAAAGTCCAATGAATTTGTCAGTGTATCCAGCAGAAACTCCTGACAGTGCTAACATACAGAATGCATCAAATATAGAAATTCATACGCAGTCATCTAGTAGCTTGTGTGACtcaatgaatatttcattaaatgaaTCAGCCTTGCCTTCATGTGATTCtgataatatgaataatactCTTGATAATAACTTCTTTGAAATACTGCAAGATCTAGATGTGGATAATTCCCTGGAAGAAGACAGTATTCTTTCCCAAAAAGTAAAAGATCAAGAAGAAGATGATTTAGATTTGAGTATGCCAATGCCAATGACAACCCCAGTCAAAATTATACCTGATGAAGACATTATCGATAGCGATGATGATATGTGGAACGGTTCATTTAACTCTACAATAATTCCACAGTTGGATGGAAATGCCGGCCGAGTaggtaatttatcaaaatgtaaagaaataaGAGCCCTAGAAACATCTTTGACAATAAAAC ataaattaaaaataaataaaccattcCACATGACTATAAAATATCCTAATGGAGAAATGTTCTTATACGTCTATAATAAAGGAATTTATCcggacataaataaatgtacagaTATCACtaataatgaacaaaaagGTCATATTAACACCgggattgatttttttaatacattagaTAGTTTGAATCATCTTCAAGTGAATG GTCATTCAAAAATggtaaaagaaaaaagaaagataaattgCCAAACAAGAGACCAAATTCCGGCCATGTTTTCAAATCTTCAATCATTAGATGGAAATTGTGATTCTAGTTCTTCGGAAGAGGAACAACCAGTTGTTAAAAGAAGGAGGACGAGTAGAAAAGTTGTTTCACCCAGATACAATTCATTGCCAATTTCTATATCGTCATCACAAAAAG GCACAACTATGGATAATCCTAGCTTTTCAGTAGGGAGAAC TGAAAACAAATCTGAATTGGAAGGAAAATGTTTCAACCCCATAATGGCTGTTAAAAAGCAATTAAACTTCTgtgatactaatttaaattcaactaTAGTGGAAGAAATACGAGTGTGCAATTTAACGCCTAATCGGTCACGTCGTTCTACCTTGCCAACTAATTTAGTTGATGAAAAACTTAAGTCTACACCGGAaaagttaaatgaaaaatttggcAATAATGGctcattttttgaaaacaacCTAACAATTTCTgaacaatatgatttaaaaacaaagtttATTCCAATAGAAGgaacttcaaataaattaacaccACCTGTGTTTAATGATAAAAGCGATAACGAAATAAGTACTCAAGAATCACATTGTGCGTCAAACATTGCctcagaaaataaatattttgcaaattCTCAAAGTTCCAATTCTGACCTGTTTCCAAGCAGTTTAGAGAGCATACCTTTGGATTCGGCAGAGGATTCAAATAGAATCATAACTGATGATACTTTAACACTATTTTCCAAACCAAAATTTAATCCCCCCACTAGAGGGGCAGTTGTTACAtcattaaataagtataatttattacatgttAAACATCAAGATCCTTACTATAGTAATGTGGAAGATGTCACAACCGGTATAGAGGTTGGATTAGCTTTACTAAAAGTGTTAAGTAAGTCAACAATCCACTTAACAGAATTTGAAACAAAGTTGGATTCAATTAACACAATCCGTAAATCTCACATGAACAAAGTGTCACATAACATGAAGTGGAATCAGAATAACATTAACAACTTAGCATTGTCATTCATAACTAACAGAACTGCTTTATTAACACCTATTAGAAAGTCTCCATCCAAACAGGATGTAATTAATTGGATtatggataaaaataaaaagcaagTAATCCCTGTTAAGAAACCAGAAAAGGTAAAAGTATTCATACCCCTTAGTCAATCTGAAGATGACGAAGATATGAATATGACTTTAACGTTATCGCCTTACTCTCCAGAATGTTCTCAAAAAGATGATGATATTCCTCAAACTCCCAAATCTAGTTCGCAAAATTCTTCAACAAACAGTGATACACCAAAATCATCAAGAGAAGGAAGTCCAACATTGGGTAAAgccaagaaaaagaaaaaaatcatgCGGGGTGAAAAGACTGTTTCCTTAAGAAAGTCTATTCTTTTGTCTCAAGAAAAGGCGCACAATTCTTGTCAGTTAACAGGAGTCTCCATTAACAATACCTTTGGTTTTGAGAAAtctgttaataatttacaaaatgcaAGAGCTGTTTTAGATCATCAGTTCTTGACAGTGATGATCATGGAGATGCACATAAGAACTAGAGGAGACTTTAAACCAAATCCAGAGTATGACCAAATATGCGCAATATTTTACTCCATATTGAATGATGCACCCACAACTGAAGACAAACCTGGAAGGTCAAAAGGAGTTATTGCTGTTAATCAAATACCATTAATGGATGAGAAAATGGCTCCCTTATTAGATGGAATTAGTGTAGATTGTAAAGTGGATTATGTGTCAACGGAAGcggaactaattaaaaaattcttggaACTAATCCATTTTTGGGATCCCGACATTATTGGGGGTTATGAAATCCAAATGTTGTCGTGGGGATACTTCATAGATCGAGCGGCAGTTCTAGGATTAAATGTGACTCCACAACTAGGTCGCATTAAGGAAAATCAGAGAATGAATAATGAAGGCATACAAGGAGAATTAAGAATAGTAGGCCGTATTCTGTTGGACGTTTGGAGATTAATGAGACACGAGATTAGTCTGCAAAGTTACACTTTTGAGTCCATTATGTATCACATATTACACCAACGAGTACCTGTTCACAGCTTTAAAGATTTATCATTTTGGTGGGACCACAGGTCCCACATTTACAGACACAGAACAgcaaatcattatttttttcgtgtcgattatattttagaattgtttgataaattagatttaatagGTCGAACAAGCGAATTAGCCCGGTTGTTCGGCATTCAGTTTTATGAAGTTCTATCACGTGGTTCTCAGTTTCGAGTCGAATCCATGATGTTGAGGCTGGCGAAACCGCTTAATTTTATACCAGTGTCACCAAGTGTGACGCAGAGGGCCAACATGAAAGCACCAGAATACATCCCTTTAGTTTTAGAACCCGAATCGAAACTGTACGTTGATCCGGTGGTTGTTTTAGATTTCCAAAGTTTATACCCTTCGATGATAATCGcctataattattgtttctcCACGTGTATTGGTAAGGTCAATCGCCTGGGGAAAAATGCACCTTTTGAATTTGGGGCGAcccaattgaaaatttcaaagcgAAGAGTGGAGAAGTTGGTAAAATATGACTTACTAAATTTTTCGCCGTGTGGTGTTGCATTCGTTAAACCGAAGGTACGGGAAGGAATTCTGCCCCGTATGTTAAAGGAGATATTGGGCACTCGATTAATGGTCAAGAATTCtatgaaagaaaataaagatgaCAGTTTATTGCAGAAAGTACTGCACAATAGACAGTTGGGACTTAAACTCATTGCAAACGTTACTTATGGATATACGGCAGCTAATTTTAGCGGCAGAATGCCATCCGTTGAAGTGGGTGATAGCGTCGTAAGTAAAGGCAGAGAAACTTTGCAACGGGCTATCGCTATGGTGGATAATACGCCTGAATGGGGTGCGAAAGTTGTTTACGGTGACACCGACTCATTGTTCATCATGTTTCCTGGCAGATCCAAGGATTACGCCTTTGAAGTGGGCAAACAGATAGCTGAAGCTATCACAAAAGATAATCCGGATCCAGTCAAGTTGAAATTCGAAAAAGTTTATCAGCCATGCATCCTGCAAACTAAGAAAAGGTATGTGGGATACATGTATGAATCACCAGACCAAAAGGAACCCATATACGAAGCCAAAGGTATCGAAACAGTTAGAAGAGATGGATGTCCTGCTGTagcaaaa atGCTTGAAAAGTGCCTCCGACTTCTTTTTGAAACCAAAGATGTAAGCCTGGTGAAGAAATATGTCCTTAGGCAGTTTCACAAAATTATTGCTGGCAGAATAAGTATTCAAGATCTTACATTTGCCAAGGAATATAGGGGCGCCTCAGGATACAAACCAAATGCTTGTGTTCCAGCTTTGGTATTatcaaa AAAGTGGAAAGCAGTTGATACAAGAAATGAGCCTAGAAGAGGTGAGCGGGTTCCTTACGTCATAATTAACGGCCCCCCTGGTTTACCACTTATTAAGCTAGTCAGATGTCCCCGAGAATTATTGGCAGATCCGTCCTTGAGGCCCAATGCCTTGTACTACATCACTAAAGTTATAATACCACCCATTAATAGATGTTTCACTCTAATTGGGGTGGATTTAAATACTTG gTTTAACCAGATGCCTCGGAAACATAATCAGTTATTGCCCACTTCTTCTCCTGGTAAAAAAAGCACAATTTCACAGTATTTTGCAACAACAAGCTGTGCTGCATGTGGTGAACAGACGAAAACCGGTTTATGCGAAGACTGTTGCTGCTCTCAACAAAAAACTGTCATTATACTAACAGAAAAGGTTAAAATATGGGAACAGAATAATCGTGAAACTAATTTG ATATGCCAGTCATGCACGGGTTTCACATCAAACGTCTCATGCATTTCTTTAGACTGTCCAGTGTATTACAGGCGGATACAAACTGATCGAGATCTTCAACAGGCGACATTCGTAAGGCAGTTATTATCAacggaattttaa
- the LOC109594413 gene encoding sorting nexin-12: MMAESDATVDATRRLNVKKQTLDDAYAAPANFLEIDVVNPVTTIGVGKKRFTDYEVKMRTNLPVFKIKESSVRRRYSDFEWLRNELERDSKIVVPPLPGKAWKKQLPFRSDDGIFEEDFIEERRIGLEVFINKIAGHPLAQNERCLHMFLQEPQINKNYVPGKIRNT; the protein is encoded by the exons ATGATGGCCGAGTCGGATGCAACGGTAGACGCCACAAGACGActcaatgttaaaaaacaaactttaGACGATGCATATGCGGCGCCGGCGAATTTTCTAGAAATCGACGTAGTTAATCCAGTAACTACTATTGGCGTAGGCAAAAAGAGATTCACTGATTATGAAGTTAAAATGAGA ACAAATTTgcctgtatttaaaataaaggaatCTAGCGTAAGGCGGAGATATAGTGATTTTGAATGGTTAAGAAATGAATTGGAGAGAGACAGTAAAATTGTTGTGCCTCCGTTACCTGGCAAGGCCTGGAAAAAACAGCTCCCTTTCAGAAGTGATGATGGGATATTTGAAGAAGATTTCATTGAGGAACGAAGAATAGGTTtagaagtatttattaataa AATTGCTGGACATCCACTGGCCCAAAACGAACGGTGCTTGCATATGTTCTTACAAGAACCTcagatcaataaaaattatgttccaGGCAAAATTCGTAATACGTAA
- the LOC126264913 gene encoding L-xylulose reductase-like: protein MDIKFTGKRAMIEKKSQALENVGPIDLLVNNAVLGWLKPITEIIEDDLDRILGINTKALIHVTQIVVKNLISRKETGSIVNISSQAGLVKLMEHTVYCASKGAVDAFTTPAALELGSHGIRVNSVNSSHNND from the exons ATGGATATTAAGTTTACCGGTAAAAGAGCAATG attgaaaaaaaaagtcaAGCTTTGGAAAATGTAGGTCCAATTGACTTGTTGGTAAATAATGCCGTTCTTGGTTGGCTCAAACCAATCACTGAAATAATTGAAGACGATCTAGACAG AATTTTAGGAATAAATACGAAAGCACTAATCCACGTAACTCAAATCGTcgtcaaaaatttaatctccAGGAAAGAAACAGGTTCGATTGTAAATATATCGTCTCAAGCTGGACTGGTCAAACTTATGGAACATACCGTGTATTGCGCCTCTAAAGGAGCAGTTGATGCATTTACTACACCTGCAGCTTTGGAACTAGGTTCTCATGGAATTAGAGTTAATAGTGTCAATTCAAGTCATAATAACGACTGA
- the LOC126264914 gene encoding uncharacterized protein LOC126264914, translating into MSLGKMLSAKKPLSQIFNVQVEFETESDLIDLLNKSGDALKDITKSDGCLIYWTNEKHNCIYQIPRYITNTRHCINWDIREGLTIAAYVAYTKQYIFLDNIISNPRYPLKLGYYNQAKTVISVPIIDPSKKCLGVIEIYKNYNEYSKSDLYTVQMLAYWIAITINQQNIRMGHYQEIVLTEKLLNATKQLLYVDATLEDILSKLMVNL; encoded by the exons ATGAGCCTAGGAAAGATGCTATCAGCAAAAAAGCCATTATCTCAGATCTTCAATGTCCAAGTAGAGTTCGAAACAGAATCTGATCtgatagatttattaaataagagtGGTGATGCTTTAAAAGATATCACAAAATCCGACG GTTGTTTGATTTACTGGACTAATGAGAAACACAACTGTATTTATCAGATCCCTAGATATATAACCAATACTAGACATTGTATAAATTGGGATATCAGAGAGGGATTAACTATAGCTGCGTATGTAGCGTATACTAAGCAGTATATTTTTCTAGACAATATTATTTCCAACCCTCGTTATCCTCTCAAATTAGGTTATTATA ATCAAGCTAAAACTGTTATTTCTGTCCCAATAATAGATCCAAGTAAGAAATGTTTAGGTgtgattgaaatttataaaaactacaatgaatattcaaaaagCGATCTCTATACAGTACAGATGTTAGCATATTGGATTGCAATAACGattaatcaacaaaatataagGATGGGACATTATCAAGAAATTGTActtactgaaaaattgttaaatgccACTAAACAACTTTTATATGTTGACGCTACTTTAGAAGATATACTTAGTAAATTaatggtaaatttataa
- the LOC126264998 gene encoding uncharacterized protein LOC126264998 isoform X2 produces the protein MAPTEIVDEVLTVEEIKIENHCLRDFPESKKEMMEWLARRGLIKNHFTCDVCDIPMSLNKYSGGIDGFRWKCRLCTTRKSIRHGSFFANSKLSLLQSMIIIYCWSIEMPHEDIKREAHLGSNSTHTIVDWCSFCREICEVDLINNPDVIGGFDEETLEPKTVEIDESKFFHRKYNRGRWTEGQWVFGGIERGTGKCFLVEVPDRTTATLHEMIQRFECISD, from the exons ATGGCGCCAACAGAAATTGTTGACGAAGTCCTCACTGttgaggaaattaaaattgaaaatcattGTTTAAGAGATTTCCCCGAATCAAAAAAAGAGATGATGGAGTGGTTGGCCAGAAGAGgcttaataaaaaaccatttcACGTGCGATGTGTGTGACATTCCTATGTCTCTAAACAAATATTCAGGTGGAATAGACGGTTTTCGGTGGAAATGCCGATTATGTACCACCCGAAAATCGATAAG gcaTGGCTCATTTTTTGCTAACAGCAAACTTAGTTTGCTGCAATCAAtgatcattatttattgttggagCATAGAAATGCCACACGAAGACATTAAGAGGGAGGCCCACCTTGGTTCAAATTCCACCCACACAATAGTGGACTGGTGTTCGTTTTGCCGGGAAATTTGTGAGGTGGACCTCATAAATAATCCGGACGTTATTGGGGGTTTTGATGAGGAAACTCTCGAGCCCAAAACGGTGGAGATTGACGAGTCCAAGTTTTTCCACCGCAAATATAATAGAGGTCGGTGGACTGAGGGACAGTGGGTATTTGGAGGAATTGAAAGGGGAACAGGGAAATGCTTCCTTGTTGAAGTTCCTGATAGGACAACTGCAACCCTCCACGAAATGATTCAGAGGTTTGAATGTATTTCTGATTAG
- the LOC109594396 gene encoding cell division cycle protein 20 homolog: MSQFKFWNDVNNLFVNVEGPVTKGPAPRWERRKTSTASSNSSMRSMSSSAANSSTKTPTKFSEPTKTPSKTPKSKGTTPGKVKTPAADRFIPSRSASNFELAHYKLNQDENQVDSPTKTELQKVLSENLHGGDINKQRILSYQKKAPSAPEGFQNPMRVIYTQTKTPGSVKSSSRYIPQAPDRILDAPDIVDDYYLNLMDWNSSNILAAALGSQVYLWDAGAGTIEQLLELEGSADYVCSLAWIQDGCVLAVGTTNGTVELWDCSRQKRLRIMEGHSSRVGALSWNSYVCTSGSRSGQIIHHDVRQREHIISMLSGHTQEVCGLKWSTDGKYLASGGNDNVLNIWQAQNPNPYTETQALHTLTAHQAAVKALAWCPWQPHILASGGGTADRHIRFWNCNTGACINAVDTKSQVSALLWSTNYKELISGHGFANNELIIWKYPGMTKVAELTGHTARVLHLAMSPDGSTVLSAGADETLRLWKCFSKVSTKSKESVTVREKPSVLKQCIR, encoded by the exons ATGTCACAATTTAAGTTTTGGAATGacgttaacaatttatttgttaatgtcGAGGGGCCTGTCACAAAAGGGCCCGCTCCAAGGTGGGAAAGGAGAAAAACCAGCACAGCCTCATCAAATTCAAGCATGAGGTCGATGTCTTCGTCGGCGGCGAATTCGTCGACAAAAACTCCGACGAAGTTCAGTGAGCCGACGAAAACACCATCTAAAACCCCCAAAAGCAAAGGAACCACCCCAGGCAAAGTGAAAACACCGGCGGCTGATAGATTTATACCATCAAGAAGTGCCAGTAACTTTGAACTGGCccactataaattaaatcaagatGAAAACCAGGTAGACAGTCCCACAAAAACAGAATTGCAAAAAGTTCTGTCTGAAAATTTACATGGAGGTGACATAAATAAACAGAGGATACTTTCATACCAAAAGAAAGCACCCAGTGCCCCTGAGGGTTTTCAAAATCCTATGCGAGTGATATATACCCAAACCAAAACACCTGGATCTGTAAAGAGCAGCAGCAGATATATCCCACAAGCCCCAGACAGAATATTAGATGCTCCAGATATTGTAGatgactattatttaaatttgatggaCTGGAATTCTAGCAATATTTTAGCTGCTGCTCTGGGATCGCAAGTGTATCTCTGGGATGCtg GTGCTGGGACCATTGAACAGTTATTAGAGCTGGAAGGAAGTGCAGATTATGTGTGTTCATTGGCGTGGATACAAGACGGTTGTGTATTAGCTGTGGGCACCACGAATGGTACCGTAGAATTATGGGACTGCTCAAGACAAAAAAGACTGAGAATTATGGAAGGGCACTCCTCCCGTGTCGGAGCGCTTTCTTGGAATTCCTACGTATGTACTAGTGGTTCGCGCAGCGGACAAATTATTCATCATGACGTTAGGCAGCGAGAACATATCATTTCAATGTTGTCCGGCCATACTCAAGAGGTGTGTGGTTTAAAGTGGTCGACTGATGGTAAATATCTTGCCAGTGGAGGAAATgacaatgttttaaatatctgGCAGGCACAGAACCCTAATCCCTACACTGAAACACAAGCTTTACACACACTGACTGCTCACCAAGCTGCTGTTAAAGCATTAGCTTGGTGTCCATGGCAACCTCATATATTGGCCAGTGGAGGAGGTACAGCTGACAGACATATCAGATTCTGGAATTGCAATACTGGTGCCTGTATCAATGCTGTTGACACTAAGTCACAGGTCAGTGCTCTTCTCTGGTCCACAAACTATAAGGAACTGATATCTGGACATGGTTTTGCCAATAATGAATTGATAATTTGGAAATATCCTGGTATGACTAAAGTAGCAGAATTGACTGGACATACTGCCAGAGTTTTACATTTGGCAATGTCCCCAGATGGATCAACTGTGTTGTCAGCTGGAGCTGATGAAACACTGAGACTGTGGAAATGTTTCAGTAAAGTTTCAACCAAGAGTAAGGAGTCTGTGACTGTCCGCGAGAAACCCAGTGtattaaaacaatgtattAGATGA